The proteins below are encoded in one region of Scleropages formosus chromosome 19, fSclFor1.1, whole genome shotgun sequence:
- the kcng1 gene encoding voltage-gated potassium channel regulatory subunit KCNG1, with translation MTLLTGDGSDYDYSALSCTSDTSLNPPPPLQEREALKGTFYKRAQHLPLGRPLSEAPLPGARKLHAIINVGGLRYQLPWTTLEDFPLTRLGQLRSCSNFDEIMRVCDDYDVARNEFFFDRNPCAFRTILTFLRAGKLRALRETCALSFRDELLYWGIPEDCLEWCCRRRYLQRIEECEELDQAEEEELLEAEGGLREPRAPRSWRGLCMGHLRDMVERPHSGLPGKIFACLSVLFVTVTAVNLSISTMPAMRAEEEAGKCSQMCYNIFIVETVCVAWFSLEFTLRFIQDRSKLAFLRRPLNLIDVVAILPYYITLVVDGTSKGERRLGSGSNYLDKVGLVLRVLRALRILYVMRLARHSLGLQTLGLTARRCTREFGLLLLFLCVAIALFSPLLYLIESEAAGAREFSSIPATYWWAVITMTTVGYGDMVPRSVPGQVVALSSILSGILLMAFPVTSIFHTFSRSYVELKQEQQRLLQRRTHFLLRSRMAGISSLSLESDALFPSGTSSSEPQNTED, from the exons ATGACTCTGCTCACGGGAGATGGTTCAGACTATGACTACAGCGCTCTGAGCTGCACGTCCGACACCTCCCTGaatccccctcccccgctccaGGAGAGGGAGGCCCTCAAGGGGACCTTCTACAAGCGGGCCCAGCACCTCCCCCTGGGGAGGCCGCTGAGCGAGGCCCCGTTGCCCGGCGCCCGCAAACTCCACGCCATCATCAACGTGGGCGGcctgcgctaccagctgccctggacCACGCTGGAGGACTTCCCGCTGACGCGCCTGGGCCAGCTGCGCTCCTGCAGCAACTTCGACGAGATCATGCGCGTGTGCGACGACTACGACGTCGCCCGCAACGAGTTCTTCTTCGACCGCAACCCGTGTGCCTTCCGCACCATCCTCACGTTCCTGCGGGCGGGGAAGCTGCGTGCCCTGCGAGAGACCTGCGCCCTGTCCTTCCGCGACGAGCTGCTGTACTGGGGCATCCCCGAGGACTGCCTGGAATggtgctgccgccgccgctACCTGCAGCGCATCGAGGAGTGCGAGGAGCTCGACCAGGCCGAGGAGGAAGAGCTGCTGGAGGCCGAGGGCGGGCTGCGAGAGCCCCGGGCCCCGCGCTCGTGGCGCGGCCTCTGCATGGGACACCTCAGGGACATGGTGGAGAGGCCCCACTCGGGCCTGCCCGGAAAGATCTTCGCCTGCCTCTCTGTGCTCTTCGTCACCGTGACGGCCGTCAACCTGTCCATCAGCACCATGCCGGCCATGCGAGCCGAGGAGGAGGCG GGCAAGTGCTCTCAGATGTGCTACAACATCTTCATCGTGGAGACGGTGTGCGTGGCCTGGTTCTCGCTCGAGTTCACCCTGCGCTTCATCCAGGACCGCAGCAAGCTGGCCTTCCTCCGGCGGCCCCTGAACCTCATCGACGTGGTGGCCATCCTGCCCTATTACATCACCCTGGTGGTGGACGGCACGTCCAAGGGCGAGAGGCGCCTGGGCTCCGGCAGCAACTACCTGGACAAGGTGGGCCTGGTGCTGCGGGTGCTCCGGGCGCTGCGCATCCTGTACGTGATGCGGCTGGCGCGGCACTCTCTCGGCCTGCAGACGCTGGGGCTGACGGCGCGCCGCTGCACGCGGGAGTTtggcctcctgctgctcttcctctgcGTGGCCATCGCCCTCTTCTCGCCGCTGCTCTACCTGATCGAGAGCGAGGCGGCCGGCGCCCGCGAGTTCAGCAGCATCCCGGCCACGTACTGGTGGGCTGTCATCACCATGACGACGGTGGGCTACGGCGACATGGTGCCGCGCAGCGTGCCCGGCCAGGTGGTGGCGCTCAGCAGCATCCTGAGCGGCATCCTGCTCATGGCTTTCCCCGTCACCTCCATCTTCCACACGTTCTCGCGCTCCTACGTGGAGCtcaagcaggagcagcagcggcTCCTGCAGCGACGGACGCACTTCCTGCTGCGCAGCCGCATGGCGGGCATCAGCAGCCTGTCGCTGGAGAGCGACGCCCTCTTCCCCAGCGGCACGTCCTCCTCCGAGCCCCAGAACACGGAGGACTGA